Proteins co-encoded in one Theileria equi strain WA chromosome 3, complete sequence genomic window:
- a CDS encoding hypothetical protein (encoded by transcript BEWA_004280A): MNGLLSHIFLFLYVYIRIVAPVNYEKCDLTVDSAICINNTEKIILPNARRPGRILYMTFDESEPVDSSGLGNHGVGQVSGHSGFGGMGTSAYFRKNFVHIKSNELFGTNEFSYLFFIYLLMDEVSHQNSLKYDQFCPIIQKGYKTEFVNEATPQISINPKNGQIKVALSVEGNKTIEITSNSRLQRHNWYHLAVVRERNNILLYVDGILDCTYNSKALTRHNNLPLYIGSVPFAPTCDLPILLDELSVFAYAVGADEIQAEASIALGGIESSYVIIGCTNCRYVYMEEYFTRLIL, encoded by the exons ATGAATGGACTTTTATCGCATATTTTCCTCTTTCTTTATGTCTATATTCGGATTGTGGCTCCTGTGAATTACGAAAAGTGCGATTTGACGGTGGATTCCGCAATTTGCATAAACAACACGGAGAAGATCATACTTCCGAACGCTCGACGGCCAG GAAGGATCCTATACATGACCTTTGACGAATCTGAGCCGGTGGATAGCAGCGGATTAGGCAACCATGGAGTAGGACAGGTTTCTGGCCATTCCGGCTTTGGTGGAATGGGAACATCGGCCTATTTTAGAAAGAACTTTGTACACATCAAGTCCAATGAGCTCTTTGGGACGAATGAGTTTAGTTACCTCTTTTTCATATACCTACTTATGGATGAAGTATCGCATCAGAATAGCCTCAAATACGACCAGTTTTGTCCCATTATACAAAAG GGATACAAGACAGAGTTTGTCAACGAAGCTACTCCCCAAATTTCCATAAATCCCAAGAACGGTCAAATAAAAGTTGCACTTTCAGTAGAGGGAAACAAGACTATTG AAATAACATCAAATAGTCGCTTACAAAGACATAACTGGTACCATTTGGCTGTAGTTCGGGAGCGCAACAATATTTTGCTCTACGTTGACG GAATATTGGACTGTACATACAACTCAAAGGCTTTAACTAGACATAATAATCTACCTCTATACATTGGAAGTGTACCGTTTGCTCCTACATGCGATCTTCCTATACTTTTGGATGAGCTATCAGTTTTTGCATAT GCCGTTGGAGCAGATGAAATTCAGGCAGAAGCATCAATTGCCCTGGGTGGAATAGAATCCTCCTATGTTATAATAGGATGTACCAACTGcaggtatgtttatatggaagaatattttacCCGGctaattttataa
- a CDS encoding hypothetical protein (encoded by transcript BEWA_004290A), translating to MVVYSSSFCIGSASQGRIKDKWLYQKFKLLLTDFGSMRVFVILFLLYILRESTCKDSQTSQRTVPDPQKAPNIQENTSAKQPLVAPKQVDKDTIDLEDVTDPRYSVLDVDIAGAPARVYIVNPGESIKKVIYGKKDLWKGMPAFSGAQGVQAYDEKCFYCITFLKNGKPNLVMVKVDDISRPHRQYFKYKSKTGCFGRGGPGWKKSTFNYVDETSALKVGSDTPNKLTLDISSPKEDDEKYKLVKEDRDGVTTHFFATKQGYSIEKVVDGGKEICVLDEGSTSFLCTVYSKGSSKLLRVDAEKGYAIIFGWYEKYSGTWTDIKEREFHDKLGK from the coding sequence ATGGTTGTCtattcatcttccttctgCATAGGGTCAGCAtctcaaggaagaataaaggaCAAGTGGCTCTATCAAAAATTTAAACTCTTACTGACAGACTTTGGGAGTATGAGGGTATTTGTTATACTCTTTCTGTTGTATATACTTAGAGAATCCACCTGCAAAGATTCCCAAACTTCACAACGAACAGTGCCTGATCCACAAAAGGCTCCTAATATACAAGAAAATACTTCAGCTAAACAACCTCTTGTCGCACCTAAACAAGTAGATAAAGATACGATTGATCTTGAGGATGTTACCGATCCTCGCTACAGTGTACTAGACGTCGACATTGCTGGAGCGCCTGCAAGGGTTTACATAGTGAATCCTGGAGAAAGTATTAAAAAAGTTATTTATGGAAAGAAAGACTTATGGAAAGGTATGCCAGCGTTTTCAGGAGCTCAAGGTGTGCAGGCATACgatgaaaaatgtttcTACTGCATCACATTCCTAAAGAATGGTAAGCCAAACCTTGTCATGGTTAAGGTGGACGATATTTCTAGACCACATAGACAATATTTCAAGTACAAGAGTAAAACTGGATGTTTTGGTAGAGGTGGACCAGGTTGGAAAAAGTCAACATTCAATTATGTAGATGAAACTAGTGCCCTGAAAGTAGGTTCTGATACACCAAACAAGCTCACTCTGGACATTTCCTCtccaaaagaagatgatgaaaagtataagcttgtaaaggaagatcGGGATGGTGTCACTACCCACTTCTTTGCCACTAAACAAGgctattccatagaaaAAGTTGTGGATGGCGGTAAAGAAATATGCGTATTAGATGAAGGATCCACATCTTTCCTTTGTACAGTGTACTCCAAGGGTTCCAGTAAACTTTTAAGAGTAGATGCAGAGAAGGGCTATGCCATTATATTTGGCTGGTATGAAAAGTATAGTGGCACATGGACTGACATAAAAGAGAGGGAGTTCCACGACAAACTTGGAAAATAA
- a CDS encoding hypothetical protein (encoded by transcript BEWA_004300A), translating to MASCPEGYHLCNKFELYTGGYKVARKLSLPSNEIMASAAAEPSNGIGLCCANLQYNADL from the exons ATGGCATCATGTCCAGAGGGCTACCACCTCTGCAACAAGTTTGAGCTTTACACTG GAGGTTACAAGGTCGCTAGAAAGCTCTCTTTGCCGTCGAATGAGATCATGGCTTCTGCGGCGGCGGAGCCTTCCAACGGAATCGGACTTTGCTGCGCAAACTTGCAATATAATGCAGACTTGTAA
- a CDS encoding hypothetical protein (encoded by transcript BEWA_004310A), whose translation MEVHPLLGRYRPNPELSEAAKACKTSLVFDAVEVNQVKEKVDLAEAIISSISNAELENTLEIVDVSMNGLTHFAHRSSRISRKTSDFDLLEEEIPHR comes from the exons ATGGAGGTCCATCCGCTACTCGGCCGATACCGGCCAA ATCCCGAGCTCAGTGAGGCTGCCAAGGCCTGCAAGACAAGCCTCGTATTCGACGCTGTGGAAGTCAATCAGGTCAAGGAGAAAGTGGACCTCGCCGAGGCAATTATAAGCTCAATATCCAATGCCGAGCTTGAGAATACACTCGAAATTGTGGATGTAAGTATGAATGGACTCACACATTTTGCCCATAGAAGCTCAAGAATCTCAAGGAAGACCTCGGACTTTGATCTTCTAGAGGAGGAAATCCCTCACCGATAA
- a CDS encoding hypothetical protein (encoded by transcript BEWA_004320A) produces MPTYDGISQNGVYRTAHLGAGGYNSKDEYHKRVDDYLIRNRTIFLSGELDDALSYRIVTSILRINEDDPEKPIKFYINSPGGSVSAGLAIYDLLKTLKMPVETVCLGQAASMGAFLLASGTKGMRFAMPNSRIMIHQPLGGAHGQATDIEIQANEILQTREILNGLLASFTGKTVNEIEKDCDRDYYMRPTEAIKYGLIDRVVEPFSN; encoded by the exons ATGCCCACATATGATGGAATAAGCCAAAACGGGGTGTACAGAACGGCCCACTTGGGGGCTGGCGGCTACAACAGC AAGGACGAGTACCACAAGCGAGTAGACGATTATCTCATTAGGAACAGGACCATATTCCTCTCTGGAGAGCTGGACGATGCTCTGTCGTATAGAATCGTGACGTCAATTCTGCGCATAAATGAAGACGATCCGGAGAAACCCATCAAGTTTTACATTAATTCCCCGGGAGGTTCAGTCTCTGCAG GTTTGGCGATTTATGACCTGCTCAAGACGTTGAAAATGCCAGTGGAGACTGTTTGTTTGGGCCAGGCGGCGTCAATGGGAGCGTTTCTGCTGGCTTCTGGAACCAAGGGGATGCGGTTTGCCATGCCAAATTCAAGAATCATGATCCACCAGCCACTTG GGGGAGCACACGGTCAAGCTACAGACATTGAGATTCAGGCAAATGAGATACTGCAAACTCGAGAGATTCTAAATGGACTCCTCGCAAGCTTTACGGGAAAGACAGTCAATGAGATTGAAAAGGACTGTGACAGGGACTATTACATGCGACCGACCGAGGCTATCAAATACGGACTCATTGATAGAGTTGTTGAACCCTTTAGCAACTAG
- a CDS encoding small heat shock protein, putative (encoded by transcript BEWA_004330A) — translation MDCILRCNNSENEVVIDEATGLPIKQHDYNEKPSVIYKPSTTVPPNNILEIPPPKELEYPVTFFPTVDTFFDADTNTLVILMELPGFPAADIEVHIGDGEIKICGPRPKDELYEKFGENLDIHIRERKVGYFYRRFKLPNNALDSTAIAAYDNGILSIKVECSQFSPSRRLDIST, via the exons ATGGATTGCATTTTGAGGTGTAATAATAGCGAAAACGAAGTCGTCATTGACGAGGCTACTGGCTTGCCAATCAAACAACATGACTAT AATGAGAAACCAAGTGTGATTTATAAGCCAAGCACAACTGTTCCACCAAACAACATTTTGGAAATTCCACCTCCAAAGGAGTTGGAGTACCCAGTCACCTTCTTCCCAACGGTCGATACCTTTTTTGATGCTGACACCAACACCTTGGTTATCTTGATGGAACTTCCAGGTTTCCCAGCCGCCGACATTGAGGTCCACATTGGCGATGGAGAAATCAAAATTTGCG GTCCACGTCCAAAGGATGAGCTTTACGAAAAGTTTGGTGAGAACCTCGACATCCACATTAGGGAGAGAAAGGTTGGCTACTTTTACAGGAGATTCAAGCTCCCAAACAATGCCCTCGATAGCACCGCCATTGCCGCTTATGACAATGGTATCCTCTCCATCAAGGTTGAATGCTCCCAGTTTAGTCCAAGCAGGAGACTCGACATTAGCACCTAG